The following proteins are co-located in the Anomalospiza imberbis isolate Cuckoo-Finch-1a 21T00152 chromosome 1, ASM3175350v1, whole genome shotgun sequence genome:
- the FAM133B gene encoding protein FAM133B, whose translation MGKRDNRVAYMNPIAMARARGPAPNSGPTIQDYLNRPRPTWEEVKEQLEKKKKGSRALAEFEEKMNENWRKELEKHREKLLGGNESSSKKKEKKKKEKKKSNRLSSSSSSSSSSDSSSSSSDSEDEDKKQGKKRRKKKYRSSRKSSASTTSESESDSKDSTKKKRSKEDCEKEKEGKNHHRKRKKADRGDGPLSSESVSESDQTEEVQAKKKKSNEEKEKTDKTKKRKKHKKHGKKKKKKTAGSNSDSE comes from the exons ATGGGGAAGCGGGATAACCGTGTG GCTTATATGAATCCCATAGCTATGGCCAGGGCACGAGGTCCTGCCCCAAATTCAGGACCAACAATACAAGACTACTTGAACAGGCCAAGACCAACATG GGAAGAAGTGAAAGAGCaactagaaaagaaaaagaaaggatcCAGGGCTTTGGCTGAGTTTGAAGAAAAGATGAATGAG aattgGAGGAAAGAACTGGAAAAACACAGGGAGAAATTACTGGGTGGAAATGAGAGctcctccaaaaaaaaagag aaaaagaaaaaggaaaagaagaaatctaATAGG ttgtcttcatcttcctcttcttcatcaAGCTCTGATTCTTCCAGCAGTTCATCTGATTCAGAAGATGAG GATAAAaagcaagggaagaaaagaaggaagaagaagtaTCGCTCCTCACGGAAATCTTCAGCAAGCACAACTTCAGAATCTGAGTCAGACAGCAAG gacagcacaaaaaagaaaaggtcaAAGGAAGACtgtgaaaaagagaag GAAGGTAAAAATCACcacaggaaaaggaagaaagcagaTCGTGGTGATGGACCTTTATCGTCAGAATCTGTATCTGAATCGGATCAGACAGAGGAG gtgcaagcaaaaaagaagaaaagcaatgaggaaaaagagaaaaca gataaaacaaaaaagagaaagaagcacAAGAAACACggtaaaaagaagaaaaagaagactgCTGGTTCAAATTCAGATTCAGAATAA
- the CLXN gene encoding calaxin produces the protein MSDPPVRPGGTARPRLPPRSALPRQRRREQLPAAMSRKGGKLLVDSLTRSAKHFTKSEVECLVKLFDRLVGKGSSQFAGAGFDRTVFRDTLYNAFGMTDDVVLDRVFSTFDKDNSGCITVAEWVEGLAVLLRGTLEEKMKYCFAVYDLNGDGYISKEEMFQMLKHSLLIQPADEEPDEGVKDLVEIALKKMDHDRDGKLSFMDFEKAVRDENLLLEAFGPCLPDIKSSMSFEQKIFREIPK, from the exons ATGTCTGACCCGCCCGTGCGGCCCGGCGGCACCGCCAGGCCGCGGCTGCCCCCCCGCTCCGCGTTGCCacggcagcggcggcgggagcAGCTCCCGGCCGCCATGAGCAGGAAGGGGGGAAAGCTCCTGGTGGACTCGCTGACCCGATCCGCCAAGCACT TTACCAAAAGCGAAGTGGAATGTCTGGTCAAGCTCTTCGACAGGCTGGTGGGCAAGGGCAGCAGCCAGTTCGCTGGGGCCGGCTTCGACCGCACCGTGTTCCGAGACACCCTGTACAACGCCTTTGGCATGACGGATGACGTGGTGTTGGACCGAG TGTTCAGCACTTTTGATAAAGACAACAGTGGCTGCATCACCGTGGCGGAATGGGTGGAAGGCTTAGCAGTGTTACTTCGGGGGACCCTGGAAGAGAAGATGAAAT aCTGTTTTGCTGTTTATGACCTGAATGGTGATGGATACATTTCGAAAGAGGAAATGTTTCAAATGCTGAAACACAGCCTTCTCATACAACCAGCAGATGAAGAGCCTGATGAGGGAGTTAAGGACTTGGTAGAGATAGCACTGAAGAAAATG GACCATGATCGTGATGGCAAGCTTTCTTTTATGGACTTTGAAAAAGCAGTCAGAGATGAAAACCTTCTCTTAGAAGCCTTTGGACCATGTTTGCCAGACATAAAG agcaGTATGTCATTTGAACAGAAAATTTTCCGGGAAATTCCTAAATAG
- the RBM48 gene encoding RNA-binding protein 48 isoform X1: MKSQSYYILLFFQVYTVGQRTESLVHPQSSGQHRHPAITGHWRIDTVETVWMFQVYTINLESRYLLIQGVPALGVMKELVEQFALYGAIEEYHALDEYPAEQFTEVYLIKFKKLQCARVAKKKMDERSFFGSLLHVCYAPEFETVQETREKLQDRRKYIAKATNQRDCFALKKVEGPKKTASKNCEHDCSWSTSGSSIASSWDPSCFTSSPGVSHNTAYPSGTQNRSLLTSPHYDNNCAEISGYFGQNASLTPSVHPGVYTPPASLMQQRMVPACNGIDRFMPRTTHLQERKRKREEGNKFSLIGTSEDNTEVVIGPQLPEIPKVDMDDESLNTSATIIRNKLKEVADSVSTSVEKPESSSAKPVVKQRRRI; the protein is encoded by the exons ATGAAGTCTCAAAGCTATTAcattcttttattctttcaagTGTACACAGTGGGGCAGAGGACAGAGAGCCTTGTGCATCCACAGAGCTCTGGCCAGCACAGGCATCCAGCCATCACTGGGCATTGGAGGATAGACACAGTAGAAACAGTATGGATGTTCCAA gtttACACTATCAACTTGGAATCTCGCTATTTACTGATACAAGGAGTTCCTGCATTAGGTGTTATGAAGGAGTTAGTTGAACAATTTGCATTATATGGTGCCATTGAGGAATATCATGCTCTAGATGAATATCCAGCAGAGCAGTTTACTGAAGTGTACCTTATAAAATTCAAAAAACTGCAATGTGCAAG GGTGgccaagaaaaaaatggatgAACGAAGTTTCTTTGGTAGTTTGCTGCACGTGTGCTATGCTCCAGAATTTGAAACAGTCCAAGAAACTAGAGAGAAGTTGCAGGATAGAAGAAAGTATATAGCAAAAGCAACAAATCAAAGAG aTTGCTTTGCATTAAAGAAAGTAGAAGGCCCTAAGAAGACAGCCTCAAAGAACTGTGAACATGACTGTTCATGGAGTACATCAGGATCAAGTATAGCCAGTAGCTGGGATCCATCCTGCTTTACAAGTTCTCCTGGGGTATCCCACAACACAGCATATCCATCTGGGACTCAGAATCGGAGCCTGTTAACATCTCCACACTATGATAACAATTGTGCTGAAATTTCTGGGTACTTTGGTCAAAACGCATCTTTAACTCCAAGTGTACATCCAGGAGTGTACACTCCACCGGCTTCCTTAATGCAGCAAAGAATGGTTCCAGCTTGCAATGGAATTGACAGGTTTATGCCTCGTACAACTCACCTACAAGAGCGtaagaggaagagagaagaaGGAAACAAGTTTTCCCTCATTGGAACAAGTGAGGACAATACTGAAGTTGTTATTGGTCCACAACTACCAGAAATACCTAAAGTGGATATGGATGATGAGTCTTTGAATACTTCAGCTACAATAATTCGAAATAAACTGAAAGAG GTAGCAGATTCTGTTTCAACGTCTGTGGAAAAACCAGAGAGCAGCTCAGCCAAACCAGTTGTAAAGCAGAGAAGAAGAATATAG